A single Drosophila miranda strain MSH22 chromosome XR, D.miranda_PacBio2.1, whole genome shotgun sequence DNA region contains:
- the LOC108165303 gene encoding uncharacterized protein LOC108165303, with protein sequence MYTICSVFLVVVGVLYVCGNGGTHSQHTESELLVRKARWLPLIFPRANPTRMQMIVGFGIPVEDLQIESVLTGYVFKAQYYLPYSAQQLRIKDVHDITARRLPANATIFQKIMQKTDEELGVSSWDMEENAQALATYRWSVYEAFQALAIRMNLTGRECVLKSICESAAAPFDERNGLLGELLHILLTPSSSVDPLSEHSDNDYLQAERLGEAGTDCDQVFQRCPKSLLQHFSDVHHLGSEFLKMLR encoded by the exons ATGTACACCATCTGTTCGGTATTTCTAGTGGTTGTGGGTGTCCTGTATGTGTGCGGTAATGGTGGCACCCACAGCCAGCACACAGAGAGCGAGCTCCTGGTGCGCAAGGCCCGTTGGCTGCCGCTGATCTTTCCGCGAGCCAACCCCACAAGAATGCAA ATGATCGTTGGCTTTGGCATACCCGTGGAGGACCTCCAGATAGAATCTGTGCTCACGGGCTATGTGTTCAAGGCGCAGTACTATTTGCCCTATTCGGCCCAACAGTTGAGGATCAAGGATGTCCATGACATCACTGCCCGCAGGCTGCCGGCGAACGCCACCATCTTCCAGAAGATCATGCAGAAAACGGACGAAGAGCTGGGCGTGTCCTCGTGGGACATGGAGGAGAATGCCCaggccctggccacctatcgctGGTCGGTGTACGAGGCCTTCCAGGCCCTGGCCATTCGCATGAACCTCACTGGCCGCGAGTGCGTACTGAAGAGCATCTGCGAGAGTGCGGCGGCTCCGTTCGATGAAAGGAATGGCCTGCTGGGCGAGCTGCTCCACATTCTGCTCAC ACCCTCCAGCTCAGTGGATCCCCTGTCGGAGCATTCGGACAATGATTATCTGCAGGCGGAGCGCCTCGGCGAAGCCGGCACTGATTGCGATCAGGTATTCCAGAGGTGCCCCAAATCATTGCTGCAGCACTTTAGCGATGTCCATCATTTGGGCAGCGAGTTCCTGAAAATGCTGCGCTGA
- the LOC108150862 gene encoding uncharacterized protein LOC108150862, producing the protein MKYRIATVTVGGLLCLCQMLHMAMALAPLGSLSKHERSKRSPIPWLIFPTTSPTRVMFIGGIGLPLEDLNYEAVTTGYVLKVEYWLPITPDDLRTPTALPITQVATPGVTGARRQRRPMFENFLVGVDELGKSTRKILTRTNRVLSSYRWTVYKGLEGLADRLGYQGRICVLKSICEAAEEPFHFANGLLADLFHILLSPSSSVDKLSEHADNEYYYAEKMGQSGAGCDRVFKECRLSLLHHFSELHHNLNKVLF; encoded by the exons ATGAAATACAGAATAGCTACCGTTACGGTGGGCGgcctcctctgcctctgccagaTGCTGCACATGGCCATGGCCTTGGCCCCCCTGGGCAGCCTTTCGAAGCACGAGCGGAGCAAGAGATCGCCCATACCCTGGCTGATCTTTCCCACAACATCGCCCACACGTGTCATG TTCATTGGCGGCATTGGCTTGCCCTTGGAGGATCTCAACTATGAGGCCGTGACCACGGGCTATGTACTCAAAGTGGAGTACTGGCTGCCCATCACGCCGGACGATTTGAGGACACCCACAGCTCTGCCCATCACGCAGGTGGCGACGCCAGGCGTCACCGGGGCGCGCAGGCAGCGGAGGCCCATGTTCGAGAACTTCCTGGTCGGGGTGGACGAGCTGGGCAAGAGCACCAGGAAGATCCTGACGAGAACGAACAGGGTGCTGAGCAGCTACCGCTGGACTGTCTACAAGGGACTGGAGGGTCTGGCCGATCGCCTGGGCTATCAGGGCAGGATCTGTGTCCTCAAGAGCATTTGCGAGGCCGCCGAGGAGCCCTTCCACTTTGCCAACGGCCTCCTGGCCGATCTCTTTCACATTCTGCTGTC TCCCTCCTCTTCGGTGGACAAGCTGTCGGAGCATGCGGATAACGAGTACTACTATGCGGAGAAGATGGGCCAGTCCGGCGCCGGCTGCGATCGGGTGTTCAAGGAGTGCCGCCTCAGCCTGCTGCATCACTTCAGCGAGCTCCACCACAACTTGAATAAGGTCTTGTTTTGA
- the LOC108150884 gene encoding uncharacterized protein LOC108150884: protein MMGSSRRLLCLGLLMVLAARLSQGFLFFPRQGSFGLLAAVAIPLDLSPKNVYMAFNFESNYALPSNDSYNQWIDRWDLDDHFLGVPGNVTPINARDGGASDNDDNEVRRRSMRSPPPFRRHDFYRSIINYLTHYGYNGSSCLLRTICEVNESPLDAHNGVLGSLFQILFMPTTSAAERQLQHVDELYEASDAGTRGLGCSKYVSHCGHSLLDLISTVVL from the exons ATGATGGGTTCGTCGCGCCGGCTGCTTTGCTTGGGTCTCCTGATGGTCCTCGCTGCGAGGCTCTCGCAGGGATTTCTCTTCTTTCCGCGCCAGGGATCGTTTGGG ttgctggctgctgtggcCATACCCTTGGACTTGTCGCCCAAAAACGTGTACATGGCCTTCAACTTTGAGTCGAACTATGCGCTGCCCTCGAACGACTCCTACAACCAGTGGATCGATAGG TGGGATCTGGACGATCACTTCCTCGGCGTGCCCGGGAATGTGACACCGATCAATGCCCGGGATGGAGGCGCCTCCGACAACGATGATAACGAGGTGAGACGCCGCTCGATGCGATCCCCGCCGCCGTTCAGGCGCCACGACTTCTATCGGAGCATTATCAACTACCTGACCCACTACGGGTACAATGGCTCCTCCTGCCTGCTGCGAACCATTTGCGAGGTCAACGAATCGCCTCTGGATGCCCACAATGGGGTGCTGGGCAGCCTATTCCAGATTCTATTCAT GCCGACGACGAGTGCCGCAGAGCGGCAACTGCAGCACGTGGACGAGCTCTATGAGGCCTCCGATGCGGGCACGCGCGGCCTGGGCTGCTCCAAATACGTGTCCCACTGTGGCCACAGTTTGCTCGACCTGATAAGCACTGTGGTGTTGTGA
- the LOC108151983 gene encoding uncharacterized protein LOC108151983: protein MPQGKFKKAKMPAAMAKKKQKQAAFTRRSNAPIQAKKGKFNETQKIKAVISKSVNKSVESELRSRAHEGYIQLSKAQEAVAKHHASQAAAAAAAATSTSASTSKPVA, encoded by the exons ATGCCACAGGGGAAATTCAAGAAAGCCAAAATGCCGGCGGCGATGGCAAAGAAGAAGCAAAAGCAAGCCGCATTCACACGACGATCCA ATGCACCCATCCAGGCGAAGAAGGGCAAGTTCAATGAGACACAGAAAATCAAGGCAGTCATTTCCAAGTCGGTCAACAAGAGCGTGGAGAGTGAGCTGCGATCCCGGGCCCACGAAGGTTACATTCAACTGAGCAAGGCCCAGGAGGCTGTGGCCAAGCATCACGCCTCGcaggcggcagcggcagcggcagcagcaaccagcACAAGCGCCAGCACAAGCAAACCTGTAGCATAG
- the LOC108151981 gene encoding syntaxin-12: protein MSQALNNPTGGGAPHRDYGATAESITPEVSFAAPGGSSGFSPTEFMSLSEDIGHNITAVLSSTKQLEKQLKLIGTPKDLPTLRDKVHSINTKTNAKIQTITVDLQRLQGVVRHGDRQQKLQLEKLTREFHSVVEKYSNLQRRISSAMRQSYQQALGSEHEAEVSVRAELLQQQRQEQAGLQQEHDMLVERHRQVEQIESDIIDVNQIFTKLSGLVHEQGEQMDFIENSIEQTATNVEDGHSELAKAARSRQSYRRKILILLVIAVIIGLIVTGIIVAKLSS, encoded by the exons ATGTCCCAGGCCTTGAACAATCCAACGGGTGGTGGTGCCCCGCACCGCGATTACGGGGCAACGGCAGAGAGTATCACGCCCGAAGTGAGCTTCGCCGCTCCAGGCGGCTCCTCTGGCTTCAGTCCCACAGAGTTCATGTCCCTCAGCGAGGACATTGGGCACAACATAACGGCCGTGCTCAGCAGCACCAAGCAGCTGGAGAAGCAACTGAAGCTGATTGGCACGCCCAAAGATCTGCCGACGCTGCGGGACAAAGTGCACAGCATCAATACAAAGACGAACGCCAAGATTCAGACCATCACCGTGGACCTGCAACGCCTGCAGGGCGTCGTCAGGCACGGCGATCGCCAGCAGAAGCTCCAGCTGGAGAAGCTGACGCGCGAGTTCCATAGCGTGGTCGAGAAGTACTCAAACTTGCAGAGGCGGATCTCATCCGCTATGCGACAGAGCTACCAACAGGCCCTGGGCTCCGAGCACGAGGCGGAGGTATCTGTCCGAGCCGAGCtactccagcagcagcgccaggAGCAGGCTGGTCTGCAGCAGGAGCACGACATGCTGGTCGAGCGGCATCGTCAAGTGGAGCAGATCGAGTCTGATATCATCGACGTCAACCAGATATTCACCAAGCTGAGTGGACTCGTGCACGAGCAGGGCGAGCAAATGG ATTTCATTGAGAACAGTATTGAGCAGACCGCCACCAATGTGGAGGACGGACATTCGGAGCTGGCAAAGGCGGCTAGAAGTCGTCAGAGCTATCGTCGCAAGATTCTGATCCTTTTAGTGATTGCTGTGATAATAGGTTTAATTGTAACTGGCATTATTGTTGCCAAATTGAGCAGTTAA
- the LOC108151982 gene encoding 40S ribosomal protein S4: MARGPKKHLKRLAAPKAWMLDKLGGAFAPRPSTGPHKLRESLPLLIFLRNRLKYALNGAEVTKIVMQRLVKVDGKVRTDPTYPAGFMDVITLEKTGEFFRLVYDVKGRFTIHRISAEEAKYKLCKVKKNQLGAKGVPFLVTHDGRTIRYPDPLIHANDTVQVDIATGKITDYIKFDSGNLCMITGGRNLGRVGTVVNRERHPGSFDIVHIKDSQGHVFATRLTNVFIIGKGSKPYISLPKGKGVKLSISEERDKRLAAKTH, translated from the exons ATG GCACGTGGCCCTAAGAAGCATTTGAAGCGTTTAGCCGCACCCAAGGCATGGATGTTGGACAAACTTGGGGGAGCTTTCGCCCCACGTCCGTCGACCGGCCCACACAAGCTGCGCGAGTCGCTGCCCCTCCTGATCTTCTTGAGAAATCGTCTCAAGTACGCCCTGAACGGTGCTGAGGTGACCAAGATTGTCATGCAGCGTCTGGTCAAGGTTGACGGAAAGGTTCGCACCGATCCCACCTACCCAGCTGGCTTCATGG ATGTCATCACTCTCGAGAAGACCGGTGAGTTCTTCCGTCTGGTCTACGACGTGAAGGGACGTTTCACCATTCACCGCATCTCCGCTGAGGAGGCCAAG TACAAGCTGTGCAAGGTCAAGAAGAACCAGTTGGGAGCCAAGGGTGTTCCATTCCTGGTCACACACGACGGTCGCACCATCCGCTACCCCGATCCTCTCATCCATGCCAACGACACCGTGCAGGTTGACATTGCCACCGGCAAGATCACCGACTACATCAAGTTCGATTCGG GCAATCTGTGCATGATCACCGGAGGCAGGAATTTGGGACGTGTCGGCACCGTTGTCAACCGTGAGCGTCATCCCGGATCCTTCGATATTGTGCACATCAAGGACTCTCAGGGTCATGTGTTTGCCACCCGTTTGACCAACGTGTTCATCATTGGCAAGGGCAGCAAGCCCTACATCTCCCTGCCAAAGGGCAAGGGTGTCAAGCTGAGCATTTCGGAGGAGCGCGACAAGCGTCTGGCCGCCAAGACCCACTAA
- the LOC108151979 gene encoding serine/arginine repetitive matrix protein 1 has protein sequence MMFTGTNQQQDTRFSDKEKKLMKQMKFGDCLSKRVDMSKVKLDVLRPWISKKITDILNIEDDVVVEFVYNQLEEEKYPCPKKMQINMTGFLNGKNARQFMGELWALLLSAQDSDSGIPAEFIQQKKDEILKREEELQQRQRDRSRSRSRSSRGNSRRDRQRDRSPNGGKSKSRSRSRSRSAKPANNGSVPSAAREAAANAAARIRKRGGSPSATRPASRERRPSRRPRSRSRQKTRSGSPAPGKKASSLDPPPAKALNGRHSGDKSPVQPKGKKSSRSRSRSRSPRSRSRSSGKRSRSRSSSPRSRRRGRSSSISLSPERNQDQFEHRRNKNSVQNKRQYRNNRGDSASSMERGNDRGRQFGGGGGGGRRGRRFSPRGGNRSPMRQDNGGGVGGGGGRFQRSNSRRRSRSRRLSRSPMRYSRSPRRFNNRRRSPMMHYRGGGGRGGGRGGGGGAGGGHRQMWQHRGGSPNMRGGGRIHWQARYSPGGGGGGRGGGGMGRFDRRQSPHQNRYTRDHRPSDSQGGQPFRKFSPHSGPGRRFSSPQRRSSRDRRPNSRERRGSPGGHVNRWDNPPPARNRRSTSESSAEPAGRQQRHRSASPAERRGRSHSRSHEKSRSHVRSRSRSSPRPSRKRDSPVAERSSVEFSGPAVNTIDLCREEQQQQHQQRKSNTETLKVIEQPTAAVRRSSYASLSRTPSPFLKPHERSAAAASAATAAVSVSKAVPKKSRKSQTSSSDSSADSDDSDDQPARRKAQQKKLPAPVESAKSKSKSKSQRSSESSSSSDQSDDDNSSIEDHLKKKKQQKQLQLQQQQLQQQQQQKVAAVKPDKRRSEKKLKRPTSSAEESTGVEVEARPGSSRKRSHKKPRRTEGGDVSDSEEENVPKKKRKKSKKAADTSDSDSEDSSKKKKHKKHKKHSKKSKKHKKHKRKSGSGKARPDSSSQASTDEEEQSGLAPKRNGKLPLLIAGGTGPGGINEDLEKQLRERALKSMKKLD, from the exons ATGATGTTCACG GGCACCAACCAGCAGCAGGACACTCGGTTCAGCGACAAGGAAAAGAAACTAATGAAACAAATGAAGTTCGGCGACTGTCTGAGCAAGCGCGTGGACATGTCCAAGGTGAAGCTGGACGTGCTACGGCCGTGGATCAGCAAGAAAATCACCGACATACTCAACATCGAAGACGATGTTGTGGTGGAGTTTGTATATAACCAGCTGGAAGAGGAAAAGTATCCATGTCCCAAgaaaatgcaaataaatatgACCGGGTTCCTCAATGGCAAAAATGCCCGCCAGTTTATGGGCGAGCTCTGGGCTCTGCTGCTCTCCGCGCAGGACAGTGACTCCGGCATCCCGGCTGAGTTCATACAGCAAAAGAAGGACGAGATACTCAAGCGCGAGGAGGAGCTACAGCAACGCCAGCGCGACAGATCCCGCTCACGTTCTCGCTCCTCGCGCGGGAATTCCCGGCGGGACCGTCAACGTGATCGATCTCCAAATGGCGGCAAATCCAAGTCCCGCTCCCGTTCGCGCTCGCGATCGGCCAAGCCAGCCAACAATGGCTCGGTACCAAGTGCCGCCCGTGAGGCGGCCGCCAATGCAGCGGCTCGAATTCGCAAACGCGGCGGCTCACCCTCGGCCACCCGTCCTGCCTCCAGGGAGCGACGTCCCAGCCGCCGCCCACGTTCCCGCTCTCGCCAGAAGACGCGCTCTGGCTCGCCGGCCCCTGGCAAGAAGGCATCCTCCTTGGACCCACCCCCAGCTAAGGCTCTCAATGGACGTCACTCAGGGGACAAGTCCCCCGTACAGCCCAAGGGAAAAAAGTCGTCGCGCTCACGCTCCAGGTCACGTTCCCCCCGTAGTCGCTCTAGGTCCAGCGGCAAGCGCTCACGCTCTCGCAGCTCCTCGCCACGCAGCCGACGTCGTGGCCGCTCCAGCAGCATTTCTCTGTCCCCCGAGCGCAATCAGGATCAGTTCGAGCATCGTCGCAACAAGAACAGTGTCCAAAACAAACGTCAATATCGCAATAATCGCGGGGACTCGGCCAGCTCCATGGAGCGTGGTAATGATCGCGGACGTCAGTTTGGTGGTGGAGGAGGCGGCGGCCGTCGCGGAAGGCGCTTCTCACCGCGCGGCGGTAACCGCAGTCCCATGCGTCAGGACAATGGCGGAGGCGTTGGCGGCGGCGGAGGGCGTTTCCAGCGTTCCAACTCGAGACGTCGCTCACGTTCCCGTCGACTTTCCCGTTCTCCCATGCGATACTCTCGGTCCCCCAGGCG ATTTAATAACCGCCGTCGGTCGCCCATGATGCACTATCGGGGTGGAGGAGGTCGTGGCGGTGGacgcggtggcggcggcggcgccGGTGGTGGTCATCGCCAGATGTGGCAGCATCGCGGTGGTTCACCAAACATGCGTGGCGGCGGTCGAATCCACTGGCAGGCGAGATACAGTcctggcggcggcggtggggGACGAGGTGGCGGTGGAATGGGGCGGTTTGATCGTCGCCAATCCCCGCACCAGAACCGCTATACGCGCGATCATCGCCCATCGGACTCACAGGGAGGACAGCCCTTCCGGAAATTTTCACCCCATTCCGGGCCAGGGCGTCGCTTTTCCTCACCGCAGCGTCGGTCATCACGCGATCGCCGCCCCAATTCTCGGGAACGTCGCGGCTCGCCTGGTGGTCATGTCAATCGCTGGGACAATCCGCCACCGGCCAGGAATCGACGATCCACGTCGGAGAGCTCAGCTGAGCcggccggacgccagcaacgACATCGCAGTGCCAGTCCCGCTGAGAGGCGGGGCCGCAGTCACAGCCGCAGCCACGAGAAAAGTCGCAGTCATGTGAGAAGCCGCAGCCGCTCCAGTCCGCGACCCAGCCGCAAGCGAGACAGTCCTGTTGCTG AGCGCTCTTCGGTGGAGTTCAGCGGCCCGGCCGTCAATACTATCGATCTCTGTCgcgaggagcagcagcagcagcaccagcagcgtAAATCCAATACAGAAACGCTCAAGGTTATCGAGCAGCCAACAGCCGCAGTACGACGCAGCAGTTATGCCAGCCTGTCCCGCACTCCATCACCGTTCCTTAAACCGCACGAGCGTTCGGCGGCCGCTGCATCAGCCGCTACCGCCGCCGTCTCCGTATCCAAGGCTGTTCCAAAGAAATCCCGCAAGAGTCAAACCAGCAGCTCCGACAGCAGCGCCGACAGTGATGACAGTGACGATCAGCCGGCGCGCCGCAAGGCACAGCAAAAGAAGCTGCCAGCTCCCGTGGAGTCGGCTAAGTCAAAGTCGAAGTCTAAGTCGCAACGCAGCTCGGAgagctccagcagcagcgaccaGAGCGACGATGACAACTCGAGCATCGAAGATCATTTGAAAAAGAAGAAGCAACAaaagcagctgcagctgcagcagcagcagttgcagcagcaacagcaacaaaaagtgGCGGCCGTGAAGCCGGACAAACGGCGCTCGGAGAAGAAACTCAAGCGCCCTACATCTAGTGCAGAGGAGTCTACGGGCGTTGAAGTAGAGGCAAGACCAGGAAGCAGTCGCAAGCGTAGTCATAAGAAACCACGACGAACTGAGGGCGGAGATGTCAGCGACTCCGAGGAGGAGAATGTGCCCAAAAAGAAGCGCAAGAAGTCCAAGAAGGCGGCGGACACATCCGACAGCGACTCTGAGGACTCGTCAAAGAAGAAAAAGCATaagaaacacaaaaaacaCAGCAAGAAAAGCAAAAAACACAAGAAGCATAAGAGGAAGAGCGGCAGCGGAAAGGCCCGCCCGGATTCCAGCTCCCAAGCAAGCACCGACGAGGAGGAGCAGTCGGGATTGGCGCCAAAGCGCAACGGAAAACTGCCGCTCCTGATCGCTGGCGGAACCGGCCCGGGGGGCATTAACGAAGATCTGGAGAAACAATTGCGGGAGCGCGCATTAAAATCCATGAAGAAGTTGGACTGA